In Solanum stenotomum isolate F172 chromosome 6, ASM1918654v1, whole genome shotgun sequence, one DNA window encodes the following:
- the LOC125867686 gene encoding probable glutathione S-transferase: MSNEVVLLSAYVSMFGMRARIALDEKGIQYEYKEEDLSNKSSLLLQMNPIHKKIPVLIHNGKPICESLIIVEYIDEVWKDKSPLMPSDPYKRAQARFWADFIDKKVYESGRRIWTTKGEDQEAAKKEFIECLKLLEGELGDKPYFNGENFGFVDLALIPFYSWFPTFEKFGNFNIEKECPKFVAWANKCIHKDSVSKSLAEPNKVYEYVLKLKQQLGLP; this comes from the exons ATGAGTAACGAAGTTGTTCTTTTGAGTGCTTATGTGAGTATGTTTGGTATGAGGGCAAGAATTGCATTAGATGAAAAAGGGATTCAATATGAATACAAAGAGGAAGATTTGAGTAATAAAAGTTCACTTTTACTACAAATGAATCCAATTCATAAGAAAATTCCAGTGTTAATTCATAATGGAAAACCAATTTGTGAGTCACTCATAATTGTTGAGTATATAGATGAGGTTTGGAAGGACAAATCTCCTTTGATGCCATCTGATCCTTATAAGAGGGCTCAAGCTAGGTTTTGGGCTGATTTTATTGACAAAAAG GTTTACGAGAGTGGAAGGAGAATATGGACTACCAAAGGGGAAGATCAAGAAGCAGCCAAGAAAGAATTCATAGAGTGCCTAAAGTTATTGGAAGGGGAGTTAGGAGATAAGCCATATTTCAATGGAGAAAATTTTGGGTTTGTGGATTTGGCTTTAATTCCTTTCTATAGTTGGTTCccaacttttgagaaatttgggAATTTTAACATAGAAAAAGAGTGTCCAAAGTTTGTGGCATGGGCCAACAAATGTATACATAaagatagtgtctccaaatctctAGCGGAGCCAAATAAAGTTTATGAGTACGTGTTAAAATTGAAACAACAACTTGGCCTTCCATAG
- the LOC125867702 gene encoding probable glutathione S-transferase gives MEEEVILLDFWCSMYGMRARIALEEKGIKYEYKEEDLKNKSPLLLQMNPIHKKIPVLIHNGKSICESLVIIQYIDDVWKGIGPLLIPKDPYEKAQAWFWSDYMDNTVHEYARKTWATKGEEQEQAIKDFLDGLKLLEGVLGDKPYFGGDNFGFLDVSLIGYYSWFLAYETFGKFNVELECPKLISWVKRCLERDSVSKALPDSKKVCEFVLHLRNKFGLE, from the exons ATGGAAGAAGAAGTGATTTTATTAGATTTTTGGTGTAGTATGTATGGTATGAGGGCAAGAATTGCACTTGAAGAAAAAGGTATAAAATATGAATACAAAGAAGaagatttgaagaataaaagCCCTTTGCTTTTACAAATGAATCCAATTCACAAGAAAATTCCAGTATTAATTCATAATGGAAAATCAATTTGTGAATCACTTGTTATAATTCAATATATTGATGATGTTTGGAAGGGAATTGGTCCTTTGTTAATTCCTAAAGATCCTTATGAGAAAGCTCAAGCTTGGTTTTGGTCTGATTATATGGACAATAct GTACATGAATATGCAAGAAAGACATGGGCAACAAAAGGAGAAGAACAAGAGCAAGCAATCAAAGACTTTTTAGATGGACTTAAATTGCTAGAAGGAGTACTTGGTGACAAACCATATTTTGGAGGTGATAATTTTGGGTTTCTTGATGTATCTTTGATTGGTTACTATAGTTGGTTTCTTGCCTATGAAACATTTGGAAAATTTAATGTTGAATTAGAATGTCCCAAATTGATTTCATGGGTGAAAAGGTGTTTGGAAAGGGATAGTGTTTCTAAGGCACTTCCTGATTCTAAGAAAGTTTGTGAGTTTGTCCTTCACCTTAGGAACAAGTTTGGATTGGAATGA